The Trichosurus vulpecula isolate mTriVul1 chromosome 4, mTriVul1.pri, whole genome shotgun sequence genome contains a region encoding:
- the HEXIM2 gene encoding protein HEXIM2 isoform X2 — MDSPLEWKKPVRTNNGSKGQNGISQAESPGCGSAEALGRRKHRRRSSKRKRHGWRPYLELSWAEKQQRDEQQSQRASRVREEMFAKGQAVAPYNTTQFLMDDHDLEEPDLGNPQGVPHQGSGWEEEDEEGEGPGDIDGLGKAQGEFLQRDFSEAYEHYHVESLQGRSKEELVRDYLELEKRLSWAEEETWKLQQQRNLLGPHPWYRARELAAEVERLKMENQRLRRENEMWGREGESPRENLGI; from the coding sequence ATGGACAGCCCATTGGAGTGGAAGAAGCCAGTAAGGACCAACAATGGCAGCAAGGGACAGAACGGGATATCCCAGGCAGAGAGCCCAGGTTGTGGCTCTGCTGAGGCGCTGGGTCGGAGGAAGCATAGACGGCGGTCTTCAAAACGAAAAAGGCATGGTTGGAGGCCCTACCTGGAGCTGAGCTGGGCAGAGAAGCAGCAGCGAGATGAGCAACAAAGCCAGCGAGCCTCCAGGGTTCGAGAGGAGATGTTTGCCAAGGGGCAGGCTGTGGCCCCCTACAATACCACTCAGTTCCTGATGGATGACCATGACCTGGAGGAACCAGACCTAGGTAACCCCCAGGGGGTACCCCACCAGGGTTCTGgatgggaggaggaagatgaggagggtgAGGGACCTGGGGACATTGATGGTCTAGGGAAGGCCCAGGGCGAGTTCCTCCAAAGAGACTTCTCAGAAGCCTATGAGCACTACCATGTGGAGAGCCTGCAGGGCCGAAGTAAAGAGGAACTGGTACGGGACTACTTAGAGCTGGAGAAACGGCTCTCCTGGGCTGAGGAGGAAACATGGAAACTGCAACAGCAGCGAAACCTGCTGGGTCCTCATCCCTGGTACCGTGCCCGGGAACTGGCAGCTGAAGTGGAGCGACTGAAGATGGAGAACCAGAGGCTTCGACGGGAGAACGAAATGTGGGGCCGAGAGGGCGAGAGCCCTAGGGAGAATCTGGGCATCTAA
- the ACBD4 gene encoding acyl-CoA-binding domain-containing protein 4 isoform X1, which yields MGTERQGSEPDRQKQFHAAVTVIQSLPKNGSYRPSYEEMLRFYSYYKQATQGPCHVPRPGFWDPIGRYKWDAWHSLGRMSQEEAMAAYIAEMKVVAQKVIDTVPLGEVDDDMFECFVPLYEMIPDMPQPPETFLKKLTAQKKMPNGDVRTAPEPLPPPEEPAPQALEAQLSRVPSIHGRASMDLDSEVFCDSLEQLEPEQGEWLQEELKEALEGETDISSDHLLPREREMVGRAPQSPQEFEAWLASTVRALQESMQDVQGRLRCLENLPHPTQNPPSQQGPWALELSTPTLLLLLLWPFVVQWLYRQFRRQKR from the exons atgggaacagaaaggcAAGGTTCAGAGCCAGACCGTCAAAAACAATTCCACGCTGCAGTTACTGTCATCCAGAGTTTACCCAAGAATG GTTCTTATCGCCCATCCTATGAGGAGATGTTGCGTTTCTACAGCTACTACAAGCAGGCTACCCAGGGACCCTGTCATGTGCCCAGGCCTGGCTTCTGGGACCCTATTGGACGCTATAAATG GGATGCCTGGCACAGTCTGGGCAGGATGAGCCAGGAGGAAGCAATGGCAGCTTATATTGCAGAAATGAAGGTGGTGGCCCAGAAG GTGATAGACACGGTGCCCTTGGGTGAGGTGGACGATGACATGTTTGAGTGCTTTGTGCCATTGTACGAAATGATCCCTGACATGCCTCAGCCCCCAGAGACCTTCTTGAAGAAACTCACAG CTCAGAAGAAGATGCCAAATGGGGATGTGAGAACTGCCCCTGAGCCCCTACCACCTCCTGAGGAGCCAGCGCCCCAGGCTTTAG AAGCACAGCTATCCAGGGTTCCCAGTATCCATGGGAGAGCCTCCATGGACCTGGATTCTGAGGTTTTCTGTGATTCCTTGGAACAATTAGAGCCTGAGCAG GGTGAGTGGCTGCAGGAAGAGTTGAAGGAAGCCCTTGAAGGAGAGACTGACATCAGCAGTGACCACTTGCTTCCAAGAGAGAGAG AGATGGTGGGAAGGGCTCCCCAAAGTCCCCAGGAGTTTGAAGCCTGGCTGGCCAGTACGGTTCGAGCCCTGCAGGAGAGCATGCAGGATGTCCAGGGGAGGCTGAGGTGTCTGGAGAACCTGCCCCACCCTACACAG AACCCCCCATCCCAGCAGGGGCCCTGGGCCTTGGAGCTCTCCACCCccacactcctcctcctcctcctgtggCCTTTCGTTGTCCAGTGGCTCTACCGACAGTTTCGGAGACAGAAGAGGTGA
- the ACBD4 gene encoding acyl-CoA-binding domain-containing protein 4 isoform X3, with the protein MGTERQGSEPDRQKQFHAAVTVIQSLPKNGSYRPSYEEMLRFYSYYKQATQGPCHVPRPGFWDPIGRYKWDAWHSLGRMSQEEAMAAYIAEMKVVAQKVIDTVPLGEVDDDMFECFVPLYEMIPDMPQPPETFLKKLTAQKKMPNGDVRTAPEPLPPPEEPAPQALEAQLSRVPSIHGRASMDLDSEVFCDSLEQLEPEQGEWLQEELKEALEGETDISSDHLLPREREMVGRAPQSPQEFEAWLASTVRALQESMQDVQGRLRCLENLPHPTQF; encoded by the exons atgggaacagaaaggcAAGGTTCAGAGCCAGACCGTCAAAAACAATTCCACGCTGCAGTTACTGTCATCCAGAGTTTACCCAAGAATG GTTCTTATCGCCCATCCTATGAGGAGATGTTGCGTTTCTACAGCTACTACAAGCAGGCTACCCAGGGACCCTGTCATGTGCCCAGGCCTGGCTTCTGGGACCCTATTGGACGCTATAAATG GGATGCCTGGCACAGTCTGGGCAGGATGAGCCAGGAGGAAGCAATGGCAGCTTATATTGCAGAAATGAAGGTGGTGGCCCAGAAG GTGATAGACACGGTGCCCTTGGGTGAGGTGGACGATGACATGTTTGAGTGCTTTGTGCCATTGTACGAAATGATCCCTGACATGCCTCAGCCCCCAGAGACCTTCTTGAAGAAACTCACAG CTCAGAAGAAGATGCCAAATGGGGATGTGAGAACTGCCCCTGAGCCCCTACCACCTCCTGAGGAGCCAGCGCCCCAGGCTTTAG AAGCACAGCTATCCAGGGTTCCCAGTATCCATGGGAGAGCCTCCATGGACCTGGATTCTGAGGTTTTCTGTGATTCCTTGGAACAATTAGAGCCTGAGCAG GGTGAGTGGCTGCAGGAAGAGTTGAAGGAAGCCCTTGAAGGAGAGACTGACATCAGCAGTGACCACTTGCTTCCAAGAGAGAGAG AGATGGTGGGAAGGGCTCCCCAAAGTCCCCAGGAGTTTGAAGCCTGGCTGGCCAGTACGGTTCGAGCCCTGCAGGAGAGCATGCAGGATGTCCAGGGGAGGCTGAGGTGTCTGGAGAACCTGCCCCACCCTACACAG ttttaG
- the HEXIM2 gene encoding protein HEXIM2 isoform X1 yields the protein MSGRNRRLDDVKSLTMSPCDRWEVADRSPHFVQNSGISSTPSVPLKPSDPGGRRPLTPGMDSPLEWKKPVRTNNGSKGQNGISQAESPGCGSAEALGRRKHRRRSSKRKRHGWRPYLELSWAEKQQRDEQQSQRASRVREEMFAKGQAVAPYNTTQFLMDDHDLEEPDLGNPQGVPHQGSGWEEEDEEGEGPGDIDGLGKAQGEFLQRDFSEAYEHYHVESLQGRSKEELVRDYLELEKRLSWAEEETWKLQQQRNLLGPHPWYRARELAAEVERLKMENQRLRRENEMWGREGESPRENLGI from the exons ATGTCTGGAAGGAACAGACGCTTGGATGATGTGAAGAGCCTAACTATGAGCCCTTGTGATAGGTGGGAAGTAGCAGACCGGTCGCCCCACTTTGTACAG aACTCTGGGATCTCTTCCACCCCCAGTGTACCACTTAAGCCTTCTGACCCTGGTGGCCGTAGGCCCCTGACCCCTGGGATGGACAGCCCATTGGAGTGGAAGAAGCCAGTAAGGACCAACAATGGCAGCAAGGGACAGAACGGGATATCCCAGGCAGAGAGCCCAGGTTGTGGCTCTGCTGAGGCGCTGGGTCGGAGGAAGCATAGACGGCGGTCTTCAAAACGAAAAAGGCATGGTTGGAGGCCCTACCTGGAGCTGAGCTGGGCAGAGAAGCAGCAGCGAGATGAGCAACAAAGCCAGCGAGCCTCCAGGGTTCGAGAGGAGATGTTTGCCAAGGGGCAGGCTGTGGCCCCCTACAATACCACTCAGTTCCTGATGGATGACCATGACCTGGAGGAACCAGACCTAGGTAACCCCCAGGGGGTACCCCACCAGGGTTCTGgatgggaggaggaagatgaggagggtgAGGGACCTGGGGACATTGATGGTCTAGGGAAGGCCCAGGGCGAGTTCCTCCAAAGAGACTTCTCAGAAGCCTATGAGCACTACCATGTGGAGAGCCTGCAGGGCCGAAGTAAAGAGGAACTGGTACGGGACTACTTAGAGCTGGAGAAACGGCTCTCCTGGGCTGAGGAGGAAACATGGAAACTGCAACAGCAGCGAAACCTGCTGGGTCCTCATCCCTGGTACCGTGCCCGGGAACTGGCAGCTGAAGTGGAGCGACTGAAGATGGAGAACCAGAGGCTTCGACGGGAGAACGAAATGTGGGGCCGAGAGGGCGAGAGCCCTAGGGAGAATCTGGGCATCTAA
- the HEXIM1 gene encoding protein HEXIM1 yields MAEPFLSQCQQQQQTSQTSSNCTGATGRAGRYTEPPGEDCRWQSRASPELDEILGKEEGGGNPAPASPPRATLACLDPGCPEGGEKGQNLDNLTAVGAAAAASPLGEGQRPGAQPPQSCQGYGGDKFAVPVGEEEEAWRQQQQQRQLGKKKHRRRPSKKKRHWKPYYKLTWEEKKKFDEKQSQRASRVRAEMFAKGQPVAPYNTTQFLMDDHDQEEPDLKTGLYSKRAVAKSDDTSDEDFLEEAGEEDGGSDGMGGDGSEFLQRDFSETYERYHAESLQNMSKQELIKEYMELEKCLSRMEDENNRLRLESKKFGEDSRVRELELELDRLKAENLQLLKENELHRQQERAPLSKFGD; encoded by the coding sequence ATGGCCGAGCCGTTTCTGTCTCAGTGTCAGCAGCAGCAACAGACTTCTCAAACTTCTTCCAACTGTACAGGTGCTACGGGCAGAGCGGGGCGTTATACTGAGCCCCCCGGGGAGGACTGTAGGTGGCAATCGAGAGCTTCTCCTGAACTTGACGAGATCcttggaaaagaggagggaggagggaaccCAGCCCCAGCTTCCCCTCCCAGGGCGACTCTGGCGTGCCTAGACCCCGGCTGCCCAGAGGGAGGCGAGAAGGGCCAGAACCTCGACAATCTGACAGCTGtcggggctgctgctgctgcatcgCCGTTGGGTGAGGGGCAAAGGCCCGGAGCCCAGCCTCCGCAGTCGTGCCAAGGTTATGGGGGCGACAAGTTTGCAGTTCCTgtcggggaggaggaggaggcctggcggcagcagcaacagcaaagaCAGCTGGGGAAGAAGAAGCACAGGAGACGGCCTTCCAAGAAGAAGCGGCACTGGAAGCCTTACTACAAGCTGAcctgggaggagaaaaagaagttcGACGAGAAGCAGAGCCAGCGGGCATCCCGGGTTCGAGCCGAGATGTTCGCCAAAGGCCAGCCTGTTGCCCCCTACAATACGACCCAGTTCCTGATGGATGACCACGATCAGGAGGAGCCGGACCTCAAAACCGGCCTGTACTCGAAGCGGGCGGTGGCCAAGTCGGACGATACGAGTGATGAGGACTTCTTagaggaggcaggggaggaggaTGGGGGCAGTGATGGGATGGGGGGGGACGGAAGTGAGTTTCTCCAGAGGGACTTCTCCGAGACCTATGAACGGTACCATGCGGAGAGCCTCCAGAACATGAGCAAGCAGGAATTGATCAAAGAATATATGGAGCTGGAGAAGTGTCTCTCCAGGATGGAGGACGAGAACAATCGGCTGCGTTTGGAGAGCAAGAAGTTTGGGGAGGACTCCCGGGTAAGAGAACTAGAGTTGGAGCTGGATAGGCTAAAAGCCGAGAATCTCCAGTTGTTGAAAGAGAATGAACTGCACAGACAGCAGGAGAGAGCGCCTCTTTCCAAGTTTGGAGACTAG
- the ACBD4 gene encoding acyl-CoA-binding domain-containing protein 4 isoform X2 translates to MGTERQGSEPDRQKQFHAAVTVIQSLPKNGSYRPSYEEMLRFYSYYKQATQGPCHVPRPGFWDPIGRYKWDAWHSLGRMSQEEAMAAYIAEMKVVAQKVIDTVPLGEVDDDMFECFVPLYEMIPDMPQPPETFLKKLTAQKKMPNGDVRTAPEPLPPPEEPAPQALEAQLSRVPSIHGRASMDLDSEVFCDSLEQLEPEQGEWLQEELKEALEGETDISSDHLLPREREMVGRAPQSPQEFEAWLASTVRALQESMQDVQGRLRCLENLPHPTQNPPSQQGPWALELSTPTLLLLLLWPFVVQWLYRQFRRQKR, encoded by the exons atgggaacagaaaggcAAGGTTCAGAGCCAGACCGTCAAAAACAATTCCACGCTGCAGTTACTGTCATCCAGAGTTTACCCAAGAATG GTTCTTATCGCCCATCCTATGAGGAGATGTTGCGTTTCTACAGCTACTACAAGCAGGCTACCCAGGGACCCTGTCATGTGCCCAGGCCTGGCTTCTGGGACCCTATTGGACGCTATAAATG GGATGCCTGGCACAGTCTGGGCAGGATGAGCCAGGAGGAAGCAATGGCAGCTTATATTGCAGAAATGAAGGTGGTGGCCCAGAAG GTGATAGACACGGTGCCCTTGGGTGAGGTGGACGATGACATGTTTGAGTGCTTTGTGCCATTGTACGAAATGATCCCTGACATGCCTCAGCCCCCAGAGACCTTCTTGAAGAAACTCACAG CTCAGAAGAAGATGCCAAATGGGGATGTGAGAACTGCCCCTGAGCCCCTACCACCTCCTGAGGAGCCAGCGCCCCAGGCTTTAG AAGCACAGCTATCCAGGGTTCCCAGTATCCATGGGAGAGCCTCCATGGACCTGGATTCTGAGGTTTTCTGTGATTCCTTGGAACAATTAGAGCCTGAGCAG GGTGAGTGGCTGCAGGAAGAGTTGAAGGAAGCCCTTGAAGGAGAGACTGACATCAGCAGTGACCACTTGCTTCCAAGAGAGAGAG AGATGGTGGGAAGGGCTCCCCAAAGTCCCCAGGAGTTTGAAGCCTGGCTGGCCAGTACGGTTCGAGCCCTGCAGGAGAGCATGCAGGATGTCCAGGGGAGGCTGAGGTGTCTGGAGAACCTGCCCCACCCTACACAG AACCCCCCATCCCAGCAGGGGCCCTGGGCCTTGGAGCTCTCCACCCccacactcctcctcctcctcctgtggCCTTTCGTTGTCCAGTGGCTCTACCGACAGTTTCGGAGACAGAAGAG GTAA